In Hahella sp. KA22, one genomic interval encodes:
- the ubiA gene encoding 4-hydroxybenzoate octaprenyltransferase, producing MKSQGRPLPSLAEQIKAKLPVYIDLTRLNRPIGTYLLLWPTLWALWLAAEGSPSLKNLFIFVVGVLLMRSAGCVINDYADRRIDMHVERTKSRPFAQNRVTEKEALTLFGVLVGVSFILVLFTNALTIYLSAGALALASTYPFMKRHTYLPQVVLGAAFAWGIPMAFAAELDAVPQQAWLLYTATVVWTVAYDTMYAMADREDDLKIGVKSTAILFGEADRAAVAGLQVLTLGILFMVGAQYELGIYFQVSLIAAAMLFVYQQHLIRDRSSQHCFKAFLNNHWVGAAVFLGLVLEFIFRP from the coding sequence ATGAAATCCCAAGGGCGTCCACTTCCATCCCTGGCGGAACAAATCAAGGCGAAATTGCCGGTTTATATCGATCTCACGCGACTGAACCGTCCTATCGGAACCTATCTGCTGCTCTGGCCAACGCTGTGGGCGCTATGGCTGGCTGCTGAAGGCTCCCCCTCCCTCAAGAACCTGTTCATTTTCGTTGTCGGCGTCCTGCTGATGCGTTCGGCCGGGTGCGTCATTAACGACTATGCAGACCGACGTATAGACATGCATGTCGAGCGCACCAAAAGCCGTCCCTTTGCACAGAACCGGGTGACGGAAAAAGAGGCGCTGACCTTGTTCGGCGTTCTGGTCGGGGTCTCTTTCATTCTGGTGCTGTTCACCAACGCCCTGACGATTTACCTCTCAGCCGGAGCGCTGGCGCTGGCTTCAACTTACCCCTTCATGAAGCGCCACACTTACCTGCCCCAGGTCGTACTGGGCGCGGCCTTCGCCTGGGGCATACCCATGGCTTTCGCCGCGGAGCTTGACGCCGTGCCGCAGCAGGCATGGCTGCTGTACACCGCGACAGTGGTATGGACTGTCGCCTATGACACCATGTACGCCATGGCGGACAGGGAGGACGACCTCAAGATCGGGGTTAAATCCACCGCCATTCTATTTGGCGAGGCGGATCGCGCCGCCGTGGCGGGCTTGCAGGTATTAACGTTGGGCATCCTGTTCATGGTCGGCGCGCAATACGAGCTGGGCATTTACTTCCAGGTCTCCCTGATCGCCGCCGCCATGTTGTTTGTGTATCAACAGCACCTGATTCGCGACCGCAGTTCCCAGCACTGTTTTAAGGCCTTCCTCAACAATCACTGGGTTGGCGCAGCCGTTTTTCTTGGCTTGGTT
- a CDS encoding monovalent cation:proton antiporter family protein: MHEANLSQFLVLITAAVVVSSLFRRMNIPSVLAYLAVGLGVGPTALGWVDDVETIQVLAEFGVVFLLFSLGLEFSLAKMIALRKVVFNLGGWQVAVSSLVIFGIARLFKASTEEAIIIAGALALSSTAVVSKELVQRNELGLPHGVMSMGVLLFQDLAAVIFLILIPFLAGGSDRSLAAALAITLGKGALLFALMLAIGKYVLPFIFTEVAKSHSEELFVLTVLMVSLLAAALTHSFGLSMALGAFIAGMMLSETHYKHQIEADIRPFRDLLLGLFFISVGMIVDFQEVLANWPWILLITAMLLLAKATLIGALAYRHQKDRAVALKTGLYLAQGGEFGFALFALGEKFQLISKQAGAVVITTVILSITLTPWLMNLARYLSARFPSDKGQGVAQTRVEALTNACSELEGHAIVCGFGRVGQTVARFMRRSSMPMTAVDKDPVRVKEAAAAGEPVHYGDSERLDILKALGLERSRLLIITYADVDKSLAVIRKVRSTGSNVPILVRTADDSKMSLLQEAGATEIVPETLEASLMLVTQVLTLMGAPARKIHRQIEEVRRSRYKMLHGYYPGINSQLVGADGTPLEKLHALTLPDGAYSCHRSLAQMKLAACNVDSIRRGDEEFFDPSGDFVLQPGDTLILHGSADQVEQAENKLLGG, from the coding sequence ATGCATGAAGCTAATCTGAGTCAGTTTTTGGTGCTGATCACCGCGGCGGTCGTCGTATCGTCGCTGTTCCGGCGCATGAACATACCCTCTGTCCTGGCTTACCTCGCGGTGGGCCTCGGCGTCGGTCCCACGGCCTTGGGATGGGTGGACGACGTGGAAACGATCCAGGTGCTGGCGGAGTTCGGCGTGGTATTTCTGCTGTTCTCCCTCGGGCTGGAGTTCTCTCTGGCCAAGATGATTGCTTTACGCAAGGTGGTGTTCAACCTGGGCGGTTGGCAGGTGGCGGTGAGCAGTCTGGTGATCTTCGGCATCGCCCGGCTGTTCAAAGCCAGTACGGAAGAGGCCATTATCATCGCCGGAGCTCTGGCGCTTTCCTCCACAGCGGTGGTCAGCAAAGAGCTGGTGCAGCGCAATGAACTGGGTCTGCCTCACGGCGTCATGTCAATGGGGGTGCTGCTGTTCCAGGATCTGGCTGCGGTTATCTTTTTGATTCTGATCCCGTTTCTGGCGGGCGGCTCGGACAGATCCCTGGCGGCGGCACTGGCCATCACCCTGGGTAAAGGCGCTCTGCTATTCGCGTTGATGCTGGCGATTGGTAAATACGTGCTGCCGTTTATTTTCACGGAAGTCGCCAAATCCCACTCGGAAGAACTTTTCGTTCTGACCGTGTTGATGGTGTCGCTGCTGGCGGCGGCTTTGACCCACAGCTTCGGGCTATCCATGGCGCTTGGCGCGTTTATCGCCGGCATGATGCTGTCGGAAACCCACTATAAACATCAGATTGAGGCGGATATTCGCCCTTTCCGCGACCTTCTGCTGGGCCTGTTTTTTATCAGCGTAGGCATGATCGTGGACTTTCAGGAAGTGCTCGCCAACTGGCCCTGGATTCTCCTCATCACTGCAATGCTCCTGCTGGCTAAGGCGACGCTGATCGGCGCCCTCGCCTATCGTCACCAGAAAGACAGAGCCGTTGCGCTGAAGACCGGCCTGTACCTGGCTCAGGGCGGCGAATTCGGTTTCGCTCTCTTCGCACTGGGCGAAAAGTTCCAGCTGATATCCAAACAAGCTGGCGCAGTGGTGATCACCACTGTCATTCTCAGTATTACGTTGACGCCCTGGCTGATGAATCTGGCGCGCTATCTCAGCGCCCGCTTCCCTTCCGATAAAGGACAGGGTGTCGCTCAAACCCGCGTGGAAGCGTTGACCAACGCCTGCTCCGAACTGGAAGGCCACGCCATTGTCTGCGGTTTCGGCCGGGTAGGACAGACCGTCGCCCGCTTCATGCGTCGCAGCAGCATGCCCATGACCGCCGTGGATAAGGACCCTGTGCGGGTAAAAGAAGCCGCCGCTGCTGGCGAGCCTGTGCACTATGGCGACTCTGAACGGCTGGATATTCTCAAGGCGCTGGGCCTGGAGCGCTCGCGCCTGCTGATCATCACTTACGCTGATGTGGACAAGAGTCTGGCGGTCATTCGCAAGGTCCGCTCCACCGGCTCCAACGTGCCGATCCTGGTGCGCACGGCGGATGACTCAAAAATGTCGTTGCTGCAGGAAGCGGGAGCGACGGAAATCGTGCCGGAGACGCTGGAGGCCAGCTTGATGTTGGTGACTCAAGTGCTTACCCTTATGGGCGCGCCGGCCAGGAAAATTCATCGTCAAATTGAGGAAGTGCGCCGTAGCCGCTACAAAATGCTGCACGGTTATTACCCTGGCATTAACTCCCAGTTGGTCGGCGCTGACGGCACGCCGCTGGAAAAATTACATGCGTTGACGCTACCGGATGGCGCTTACAGCTGTCATCGCTCTCTGGCGCAGATGAAACTGGCCGCCTGTAATGTCGATAGTATTCGACGCGGAGATGAGGAATTCTTCGATCCTTCCGGCGATTTTGTTCTGCAGCCCGGCGATACGCTGATTCTGCATGGTTCGGCGGATCAAGTTGAACAGGCGGAAAATAAGTTACTGGGCGGCTGA
- a CDS encoding hypoxanthine-guanine phosphoribosyltransferase has translation MSHNMENMQQVFQEADCLFDETQVDQAIERLAQEITAQLKDSNPLVYCVMTGGVVFAGKLLPKLRFPLEVSYIHATRYNNQTSGGGLKWKVEPAENLEGRTVIILDDILDEGATLHAICDYCQDKKPEKVYTAVLVDKQHERKVYPGQKCDFTGLRVADRYIFGYGMDYKGYWRNAPGIYAVKGL, from the coding sequence ATGTCCCATAATATGGAAAACATGCAGCAGGTATTTCAGGAAGCAGACTGCCTATTCGACGAAACGCAGGTAGACCAGGCTATCGAGCGTCTGGCGCAGGAAATCACGGCGCAACTGAAAGACAGCAACCCTTTGGTGTATTGCGTGATGACCGGCGGCGTCGTGTTCGCAGGCAAGCTGCTTCCCAAGCTGCGCTTTCCGCTGGAAGTCAGTTATATTCACGCCACCCGCTATAACAACCAGACCAGCGGCGGCGGTCTGAAATGGAAAGTGGAGCCGGCCGAAAACCTGGAAGGACGTACGGTCATCATCCTTGACGATATCCTTGACGAAGGCGCCACCCTGCACGCCATCTGCGATTACTGCCAAGACAAGAAGCCAGAGAAAGTCTACACCGCAGTGCTGGTGGACAAGCAGCATGAACGTAAAGTCTATCCCGGCCAGAAGTGCGATTTCACTGGCCTGAGAGTCGCTGACCGCTACATATTCGGTTATGGCATGGACTACAAAGGCTACTGGCGCAACGCACCTGGCATCTACGCCGTAAAAGGTCTTTAA